The stretch of DNA GAGGAGCCGCAACAAGTCCAGCACCCCGACACCAGAAGGAACGCTGGCCCGGATCTCTGTCTCCAGGTGCTGAATGCGGGCGAGCGTGAGCACGTGAGGCTGCGGATCCGTCCGAATCTGATGTGCCACTGTCTCCAGACGGGCGAGCATGTCGTCGAGGGCGATTCGCTGCTCCGCGCAATCCTTGTCACTCGTCAGCAGTGTGGCGGCCAGTTCGGCCTGCTCCCGCGGACTGTCGCCGCGCCGGATCGACCCGGCCACCGCAGTCGCGTGAAAGACCCCGTCCTTCAGTGTCGCCACGGTCTCCGGTGCTGCTCCGACAATCGCTGAACCAGGGATGGGTTCGAACAGAAAGACATGACTCCCCCGGTTCACTTCCCAGAGCTGTTCGACCACGTCGACTGGATCGATCAAGCCCTCGACGTCGACATCCATCGTCCGGGCGAGCACCGCCTTCGAGACCGCACCTCCGCGAATCGCTCCCAGCGAACTCGTGACCGCGGCCTCCCATGTCGGTCTGTCCGTCGCGGTCGCTTGGCCGGTGACATGTGCCTCCCGCGCGCCAAAATCGACCTGTGTGGCGAGCTCTGCCCTCAACTCCTCGGCCTTCCGCCGCAGGGGACCAAAGACATCGGATTCGTCCTCATCCGACACCACTTCCCTGGCACGCAGCCAGACATCGCCAGAGCCGTCGCCCTCCAGCTCGATGGCAGGAAGGTGAAAAAGCCAGGAAGGAAAATCGGACCACACACCCTTGGCCGCATGATCGGGTCGGAACGAGAAACCGCCGTAGAAGCGCATCCGTGGTGGCCGGGCGGCACCATCGGGAAGCATCTGTTCGTGCGCGATCCGTCGAGCCGCGGTCGCAACTTCATCGTAGCGATCGCCCACCGCGGGTGCGGTTCCCCTTACCTCGGCGACCACTCCTCGGTGCGCGACCCATCGATCACCACGGGCCCAGAAACCCCGAGCGTCCCCACCGGCGTGACGCAGGAAGGTGTCGGGGCGCAGATCAGGCGCTGAGATCGTAATCGTCGCAAGACGAGATCGGTCCGATCGGGGCAACGGAACTCCTCTGGCGGGATCAAGCAGTCGACCAATGCGGTCGACCGGCCCGCCAATATAGGGCGCCGCCTCCGTTGTAGAAGGCGCCTCTCGCCCGGCCACCTGTTTTCCACGCGAGCGGCCAAGACCCTTTTGGAGTGTGCCCTCCTCGATCACCGGCATTCCAGCGGACTCGACCGCCGGGAAATTAGCGACCAAGGGGCGCCTGCGTTCGACGATGATCGACTTCGTGCACGCTCGGCTCCTCTAGGACGTTCCCGCTACCCGTTGGAACGACCGCGTCCACCAAAAAGCGTTGCCCGACCGCCCGGTTACGGGCTCGCCGGCAGTTCCAGCACGCTGAAGCCCAATTCTGCATCGACCACCTGCTGGTCGTAGTCGATGAAAACATCCACAGGAAGCCCGGTCGCTGGATCGTAGGTCACCTCGATCAGGAAGGCCGCCACCTCGATCGCCTGCTCGATCAAGTCGAACAGACCGGTGACGGTCGGGAAGAGCTCTTCCAATTCGGGATCTACGGCGGTGCCACTCGAGACGTACGCCCTGCCCTCCACGACTCGGTCCTGTCCGGTGACCTTGACCGGCCCCCGGGCAACCTCGAGACAGAAGCAGACTCGCTCGAGACCGTATACGCACGACGTCATACCCTGCTCACTCCAGAGACTCCTGTTCCGCTCGAGATCCGACCGCATATCGCCCCCGGGAGCCGTCGTGTCACATGCGGCCAGGAACGTCAGGCCCGAAATTACACTCATTGCTCCGATCGATCGCTACATGGTGCCTCTCCTTCACTCAATCCGGTCCGCGCTTGGATGTCAGAATGACTGCCCTGCAGCTGGTAAGACGATCGACGGGCGGTATTGCTACATCGCTCTGGAAAAACGGCGCGAATCAAAGCTCATGTCGCTATCTTGCCACCGAACCAGGTGGCATCCGTAGACCGATTCTGGGAAAGGTGATGAGCAACGCCGAGGCTCCACGGCAGATCCACACTACCGCCCCATCGCTCTCGTGGCCCGCTCCCCACGTGGAGCGGCTGCAGGAGAACCTGTGGCGGGCCATCGGCCTCAGCAGCTGGACCGCGCGCCTGATCTTGGTGCTGGTGCTGCCCCTCCTCGGGGCACACGCGGTCGGACAGCCTTTCTACAGCCTCGGACTCGTCGAAGGCAGCTGGGAACTGGGGATGGGCATCGCCGCGATCGGATCGGTTCTGGTCGCTTTCGCTCTATGGCTGGCCATGCTGTGGCGCCCCGGACAGCTGCGCTTCTCTGATCGCGTCACTCCAGTCGTGCGAGGCACCATAAAGAATCGGGCATGGCGTGCAACATGCGTCGCGGTGGTCAGCGTTCTCAGTGCCTGTGGGACGGACACGGCCCCTCAGACGGCCGATGTCGAATTCGTTCCACCGCGAGACACGGATATTCTTCTCGCGGACATCGAGTGGTCGACAGAGGGTCCCCGGATCGGGACGCCAACGAACCTGACCCAGCGAGGCGACTACGACAATCAACCGCATTTCGTCCCGGACGGTTCAGGTCTCTGGTACACGGCCAATGACCCACAAAACGGGCAGTCCGACATCTGGCGATACGACTTCGCCTCAGGGATGGTCGCTCGGGTGACGGCCAGCGCTCCGGAGAGCGAGTACTCTGCGACACCCCTACCGGATGGGTCGGGCATCTCGACGATTCGGGTCGAAGCGGACTCGATGCAGCGTCTCTGGAGGTTCGATGAGGACGGCAGCAACGCCGAAGTTCTCATGCCGGAACTCGCCCCCGTCGGATACCACACGTGGGCTGACGAGAACACCCTCGTAATGTTCGTGCTAGGTCGCCCAGCCACCCTGCAACGTGGAGACGTGCGGACCGGCCAGGCAGAAGTGGTCGCCGAGAACATCGGTCGGTCGATCTGGACCATCCCTGGGACTCAGGACGTGAGCTTCATGCAGCAGGACGAAGACAGGGAGTTCGCCATCATGCGCCTTCCTTTCGGAGGTGGAGCACCTGAGTTGATCATCCAGGGCGTGCCCGGGGCTCAGTATCATGCGTGGGCCCCTGACGGGACGCTGTTCACTGCGAGTGGGCATCTGGTCTACGCACGGATCCCCGAAATTGGCTCGGTGTGGCAGACGGTGGGTGATTTCATGGATCTCCACCTGACCTTCTCACGGCTCGCCGTAAGTCCGGATGGGTCCCAGATTGCGCTGGTCGCCGAACTGGCGGTACTCGAGAACTTCCCGGGGAACTAAGTCACGTACCTCGGGCCATCCCCGATCGAAGCTCCCCGAGGCATTCATGAAGCGCTGTGCATTTGTTCTGCTGGGCCTGGTTCTCTCGTCCGGCCTCATTGACGAACTCTCTGGCCAGGACGCATCGGCCTCGGTCGCACGCCTGGTGCCCAGCGCGGACGCGGTCACTCTCGCAGTCGGTGAGCGGGTACCGTTCACGGTAACCGCAGTGGATGCCAACGGCGCCACCGTCGATGCGCCGTTACGAATTACCGGCCCGCGGAACGCCGTTTCAGTGCGGGATGGGTTCATCGAGGGCATGACCCAAGGAGAGTACGAGGTGGTGGCTACGCTGGTCGTCGCCGCCGGGTCAGGCATCGCTCCAGCTTCGGTGACCGTGCCGGTGCGTGTCGACTGGCCGGCGATCGCCGAAGTCACAATCGAGGCTCAGGAAGGAACCGTCTTTGTTGGAACGACGCTCGGGCACTCAGTGGCCGCGTACCATGCTGACGGCACGCATCGTCCAGACCCCAAGGTAGTGTGGTCGTCTTCGAATGTTTCCGTCGCGTCGGTAGACCCATTCGGGAATGCGACGGGCATGTCACCGGGTAACGCATCAATCGTCGCAGTGTTCGGGGGACGTGAAGCATCCGTCGACTATCTGGTCGAGGCACTGCCACACGTCACGCTATCGCTCGAGGGCGGGCCCACCGAAGCTAGGACCGGCGACGTCGTTCACTTCGACGCCGTCGTGCGGGATGCGTCCGGAGCTCGCCGTGACGATATCCCCGTGAGCTGGTCCCACAGCTACACCGCGACCGAGGGAATGCTGGGGGTTCCGGCCACAGGTCAGATCAATGACCGTGGTACGTATGTCGCCGATGTGCCCGGTATCCACACGGTCACGGCGAGTGCGGGGGGAATGTCTGCACGGCACTCCTTCCGGGCGAACCCCCGCGACGTGGTCCAGGAACTGGACATTGTCGGGCACGGCGCGGAGGACTGGTACCGGACGACAGACCTTTGGGCTTTCGAGGGGATGAACGGCCGGGACTACGTGATTACCGGCTCAAAGATCTCCGGCGGATTCGCCTTCTTCTACGACGTCACTAATCCGGCAGTCGTCACCAAAATCGACTCGATTCAGGTCGACGCTCGTACGGTCAACGATGTAAAGGCGTCGCCAGACGGACGGTATGCAGTCCTCTCGCGTGAGGGTGCGACCAACCGGCGCAACGGCCTCGTCATCGTCGACATGGCTGACCCGACGGCACCGACCGTCGCGTCCATCTTCGAAGACGGAATCACGGGTGGCGTGCACAACATGTTCGCCACGGACGACTATCTCTACGCCCTCTCTGATGGCGACAAGTACGTAATCATCGACATGAGTGACATCTACAATCCGAGATATGTGTCCGAGTACAACCACCCTGACAGCCGTGTGCATGACGTGTGGGTCAACGACGGGCTGGCTTACTCATCAGAATGGGGCACCGGCGTCGTCGTTGTGGACGTGGGGAACGGTCGGTGGGGCGGTTCACCAGAAAACCCCGTCTTTGTCACCAATTTCCCGACCCCGTCGGGCTCGACACACGCGTCCTTTCCGTACTTCTCCGAGTCGACCGGAAAGACGTACCTCTTCCTCGGCGATGAGATCATGAATCGGAGCGGACTCGCCTGGGCAGGATACCCGAGTTCGATGGGTTCCTATTCCAGCCGCTACGACGAGGAGACCGGTACCGGCGGGATCCCGCTGGTGACCCGCGGCTATATCCAGATCGTGGACTTCACCGACCCGGAGAACCCGGAGATGGTGGCTCGATACGAGGTCCCCGAGTTCGGTACGCATAACATGTGGGTCGAGGACGACAAGCTCTATCAAGCCTACTACGAGGGAGGCGTCCGGATTGTCGACGTGAGCGGAGAACTCATGGGCAATCTGTATACGCAGGGCCGCGAGATCGCGGTATTCAAATCTGCGTCACCTACTGGATACACGCCGAATGCGACGATGGTCTGGGGAGCGCAGCCGTTCAAGGGACACGTCTTCTTCAGCGACACCAACTCCGGGGTGTGGTCGGTGAAGCTTCAGCCGAAGGGCCGTCCGATCTCGTAGCGATACCTGAGTCAACGGAACGCGTTGTGCTCCGGTTCAGTCCATGCGTTCCAGACGACCATGCGGGCCAGGCGCAGCACACTCGTGGTTTCAAAAATCATGACTTCCCTTCTTCCGATAGGCTGCCCGCGAGTCCAGCTGTTGAGTCCAGAATCTCCGATGCTTCTCGATCCAGTCCTTGGCTTCGACCATCGTCGTCAGGTCAAACGAACATCTGTGCACACGGCCACCCCGCTCTCGTTAAATCAAACCAGCCCCTTCCATCACCTTCAGGTGTTTCTGGACAGCCATGCGACGGACCCTCAGTTGTCCAACCACGTCTCCCATGCCGCTTCTACCAGGCCGACGGAGAGGTTCTTTCCGCACCGGACGAGTGGCTGCCGGAGGATGAGCGGCTCCTCACAGGCGATCTCGAGCCACTTTTCGTCGCCGTAATAGGCAGTCTGCAGCCCGAGCGTGTGGAACCTCTTCGCATCGCGATCGATCAGGGCCTCTTCACCGAACTTCTGGAAGAAGCGCCCAAGCTCTCCCCTTGAAGGCGTGCGCTGCTTGAAGTCCATGAAATGGATCTTGATGCGACGCTCCTTGAAGAAGCGCTCAGCCTTGCGAACGTCGGCGTTGTTCTTCACGCCGAAAATCTGGACGTCCATACGGTCGAATCGAGGGAGATGTCAGGAGGACATCGGAACGATCACGTGCTTCCCGGCTCCCGGCTACTCCGAGCGAAGCCAAGACACCGGATCCACGACCGCCGCCCTCCAAGCGACGCAACCAAGCAGCAGCGCAACACCGCATCGGATCCGTCGGCTCGGTCCCGATGCACCGCCAGACACTCTGGGCCGTATCGTTCCCGGAACGACTCCGGCACCCGGCCGAGAAGGAACCGAAGCCCGCGGTCCGTCACGACGGCTCTCCGAGCAGGAGCTTCTTGTCCCGCGCAGAGCGCACGAGGTGAGCGAGCCGGATCTGAAACGTCAGAGGGGTCATGGCAGCCGCCGGATCTTCCGTCGTTGAGCCATCTCTTGGCGACGCTCTGCCGCCACTCTCCGCACCGGCTACATAAGTGACTTATGTAGTCGGTACATGCCTAGCGTTGCCCAAGCCCGCCGGTTGCGCTAGCCCTGTCCGATGGATCTGCAGCTAGGACTCTTCCCGGACGAGACGACCTCGGCACCGTCTTCGTCAGTCGGACCCGCCGACGTGCCTGGACATGTCACTGCGACGGCCGCCCGGATACCGAAAGCGCTCCGAATGGGGACGTCGTCATGGAGCTTTCCGGGCTGGGCCGGCATCGTGTATGACAAGAAGGCATCTCGGTCCTCGCTGGCCAGCGAAGGCCTTTGCGCCTACGCCCGTCACCCGCTGCTGCGCACAGTCGGCCTGGATCGAACCTATTACCAATCGATCGACGCGGAGACGTATCGAAGTCTCGCGGATGCGGTCCCGAAGGACTTCCGCTTCCTAGTGAAGGCCGACCGCCTTCTCACGGCTCCGCAAGATCCCATTGCACATGGAGGGCGAAAGGAGAATGAGCTCTTCCTTAACGCTCCATACGCGGTCAACGAAGTCATCGGGCCTATGGTAGAGGGCCTCGGTCCCAAGGCCGGACCGCTGCTGTTCCAGTTCTCGCCGATTCCCCCGAGCCTCGTGGGTGGACACGATACGTTCCTCGATCGCCTGCGCCGATTTCTGGAGGCATTGCCTGAGGGACCCCTGTACGCTGTGGAACTCAGGACCCCTTCCTTTCTTACCGTAGCCTACACAGACGCCCTCGAGGCGACCGGGACAGCACACTGTTACAACGTCCACCCGTCCATGTCCTCACTCGCGACACAGCTGACCCTCGTGTCACCTTTCTACCAGCCGGCTCTCGTCGTCCGCTGGATGCTTCATGCAGGGTTGCGCTACCAGGCCGCGAAGGACCGTTATCAGCCCTTCGACCGACTCGTCGACGAAGATCAGCCATCCCGCGAGCGCATCGCAGTGGCAGTTCTGGACGCGCTTGTGGCCGAGCGGCCGGCCTTCGTCATCGCCAACAACAAAGCGGAGGGTTCTGCCCCGCTGTCAGTCTTCCGGTTAGCTGAGCGGATCGCCAACTGGAAACCGGACCGGACCCCACAAGATCCCACTCAACAGGATGGCCCCAGTGCTGCATAACCCCCGCTTCTGGCTTCGACTCGCAGGCGGCTGGCTAATCTTCGCCGGCCTTGCCCACCTCTCGGCGCATACGTGGGCATTCGTGTTCGAGAACGGAATGGTCGGACTCCGAGAGTTCGCCATGAACGCTATGCAACAGGCGTACTCGACCGATCCACTTCGACCGAGCCTGTGGCGTCAATTCAGGGTTTTCAGCGTGTCGTTCAGCCTGCTGCTTCTCTTCGCAGGGTCGGTAAACCTTTTGCTAGCCACGCGCCGCACGTCACACTCGACCCAGCGAGACTACGCCCTGTTCGCAACCATCTTCTGGACGGCCGCGTTCGTGCCATTCGCCCTGATCGACCCGGTCATTCAGGCGATCGCCGTCACCATGGTCGGGGTTCCTCTCCATGCGATCGCGTGGCTCACAGCGATGCAGGCGCATATCGAAGCGGAGGCTTCTGACTAGAGCCCAGACGCCCGCAGGTCGGTCACCCATGCGCGAGCGAACGCGCCCAGGTTGGTCTCACCGCTACCGTAATTTCTGAGCAGAACTACGCCGACCCTGGTTTCCGCATCGACAGCCATGTAGGCGGTGTAACCGGCAACCGAACCGCCATGGCTCATGATCTGGGTACCGTCCCCGTCAACAATGACTGAGAGCCCCAGACCGTAGCCGCTTTCGCGACTCTCGGGCGTCTGGATCCGAATCATCTCAGCTCGACTCTCGGCTGAGAGCACATCGAGGCCGGGCACGCCCGAGACTGCGCCCAGGAAACGGCCCAGGTCGGCCACGGTCGAGTACACGCCACCGTTCGGAACCTTGTACCCTCTCCCTGCGTGCTCTCGGGCCGGATACTCGCCTGAAACAACTCCGTCCTGGACGACGTACCCGGCAGCTAGGCGCGGCTCCAGTTCAGCCCCAACCACGACGAATGCGGATCCGGTCATCCCTAGTGGGACAAATACCTCATCGCGTACGAGGTCCATGTAGGGGCGGCCGGCGGCTCGCGAAAGCGCGAGGCCCAGTATCCCGAATCCGATATTCGAGTACTGGTAACGCCCCCCGGGAATTGAGTCGAAGGCGGTCCTTGGAATCGACTTGAGAATGCGATCCTCCCACATCTCGATCGGTCCGACAAAGGACTCTCGCCAGTTGGGCTCTCTGGCGAGTCCTCCCGTATGGCTGGCGAGATGGCGATACGTAACGGATTTGGCTCCGGGTCGCGCTTCGAGAAGTCCATCGATCTCGGGCAGGTGCAAGCGTACCGGATCATCCAGATCCAGCAGGCCTTGGTCGACCAGTCGCATCATGAGTAACGCGGTCACTGATTTCGAGATCGAGCCGGTCCTCGATACGGAGGAAGTGGACATCGGGACGTTGTGGTCCCGGTCAGCCCATCCCCACGCGCCTGCCCAGACCAGATCCCCGTCGACCACGACACCAGCCACGACCCCTCCGACAGCGTCGGTCTGCACATCCGCTGCGAGGCGTGCAGCGTACTGCTCGACCGTCGCCTCCCAGCTGACCTGGGCCAAAGCCAGAGCGGGCCCCGTGAGAAGCAGGATGAGGGAGAGGACACCCGCGCGCCCGGCTCGGGCCATCATGCGACCATCGCGCGCTTCTCTTGGAACGCCTCCACGGCCTCAAGCACCCGAGTCACGTCCGAATCGTCGTTGTAGGGTCCGAACGAGAAACGAAGCACACCGCTGCGAAGTGAGAACACGATGCCTTCCGAGACGAGGTGCTGATGGAGGGCGTTCACCTCCGGATCATCCGCCGTGTAGTGACGCCCGCCGCCGATCCGACCCACCGAGACGATATGGGCAAGGTGGGGTCCGGGCTCACCACCTACGACCGGAAGCCCGAGGCCCAGAAGGCCTGTCGCAAGCCGAGCCGCAAGACCGTGCGTGTGCGCTTGAATGTTATCCACGCCGAGTCCAGAAAGAAGTTCGAGCGAAGCTCGCGTGGCTGACATCCCCAGATAGTTGTAGTTCCCGATGTCGAAACGGCGAGCTCCTGCCGCGTACTCGAGCGGCCCGGCCGTATACGCCGTCTCATGTCCATCGAGATGGATGCCGTACCGAGCGACGTGAATGGGAACCAGCGTTTCCGCGACTTCTCGCCGCACATAGAGAAAGCCAAAGCCATACACGGATAGCAGGCACTTCTGGGTGGCCACGGCCACGGCGTCGATGCCGAGCGAATGAACATCGGTCGCCACGGACCCGATCGACTGGGCTCCATCGGCCAACGTAAGCGCACCCACAGCCTTTGCTGCACGTACGATCGGCGCGACGTCAGTCACGAAACCGGGAGCGAATGAGATGGTCGGAAAGGTGACCACACGAGTTCGTTCGTCGATGGCCTCAGCCATCGCCTCGACCGGCATATGGCCGTCCTCCGGGGGGATAGCCTTGACCTGGATGCCAAACCGCTGCTCGAGGTTGTACCAGAGGTAGATGTTGTTGGGATGCTCGAGCTCAGGGCACACCACGACGTTATCCCCTTCAGTCCAGTTCAGACTCGCCGCGAAGAGATTCAGCCCCTCCGACACGTTCTTCGTGATGGCGATCTCGTCGGCCTCTGCCCCGATCATCGCCGCGAATACGGCTCGGGTCTCGTCGACCTGTTCACGTAGCAGATCCTTGTCCGTGGTGCCTGCGATGCAGTCGTCCATGTAGGACGCTACGACATCTCGCACGGTAGTGGACACGAGCCCCTTGGCCGCGATGTTGAGATAGACCTGCTCTTGTGCGCCGGGAAAAAGCGCCCGGAAGTCCGGGTTCATATCGTTCCTCGTTTGGATTCGGAATACGCGACGAGGGCCGTTCCGACCAGGTCGCCCATCACGTTGATGGTCGTGTTGCCCATGTCGACGAGGCGGTAAATGCCGCCGACAATGGCCGCCACTTCAATGGGAAGATTAAATGCCTGAACGTAGATGAGCGCGATCACGAAGCCCCCACCGGGGATCCCGCCGGAGCCCTCCGACAGTAGAAGCCCGATCAGAATGATGGACAGGAACGACGCAGGCGCGAACTCCACGCCTGCCGCCTGTGCAGTGAACATGAGTACCGCGCCGAGCATGACGGATGTCCCGTCCTTGTTGAGCTGCGCACCCAGAGGGAGGGTGAATGAGTAAAGGGCCTGTGGCAGACTGATTCGACCGGCCGTCTCCAGGGTAACCGTGAGCGAGGCCAGACTCGAGGTAGTCGCCGCAGTCGTGGCCCAGAGCGGGACAGTGTCTTTCAGAAACTTCGCCGGGCGGCGGTCCGTGAGGAGACGGAGAAGCGTCATGTACCCGAGGAAAACAATGAACTGCCCGACGTAGACTCCCCCGAGGAAGCGAGCCATCGGCCCAAGCAGCGCCGCACCGTAGCGGCCAACCGTCACCGCCATCAACGCGCCGATCCCGAGTGGAGCCGTCCAGAGGATCAGGTCAACAAGACGCCGAAGCAGGGCGGCCAGATCTCCATACGCGGTAGTGAGACGGTCGCGGGGTTCACCCTTGAGCAGCAGCGTCGCGATTCCGAGAAATACCGCGATGACGACGATCTGGACGACGTTGCCGTCCACAAAGGCCTGAAGCGCGTTGCTGGGCACCATTCCGAGGAGCACTTCGGCGATGGACGGAACCGAGCCGACCGCGCCATCCACCTGTTCGGTCAACTGCATCCCAACACCAGGACGCAGGATCGCCATGGCTGCTATACCCAGCGACAGCCCAATCACATCGGTCACGACGTAATAGCTCATGATCTTGCTCGCGACGCGACCGAATGTACGCACATCGGTCAGCGCCGTGAGGCCTGCGAGCAGATTGAAAAACACCAGCGGGATCGCAGCCAGCACGAGAAGTCGAATGAAGAGGTCGCCGATCGGCTGGATGACCTCGATGCGCTCGCCGACGACCACGCCGAGTAGCGAGCCCACGACCATTCCGATCAGGATGCGAGTCCCCAGGCCAATCGCGGCCCGGGGTGAAGAGGGTTTAGCGTCTGTCGTCATGTCGCGGAACTTGCACTAGTCCTTCGGGGCGGCAAGAGTGCGACATGAAGAAACTGCTGACAGTCTTGGCAACCGCAGTCATCGCCGCATCTTGCGGTGCCGGCGGGGGAGACACTCAGGCCGCTGCCGACACACTGTCGCGGGGCCAGAAGGACAGCATCATCGCCGACCTCCTGATTCCCGAGGCCTTGGGTGTAGGTGCGGCCAACGCCCCTACCGAGTCGCGCGACACCATTCGATGAAATGGAGTCTTCGACGCCGTTCAGGTCATTGTGCATTGAACGCCCTGTAACGCGAGCGTTACGGATCTCCGATTCAACTTTTGTCGATGTGACTCTATAGATGCGTCTCCAGCGTAAGGATTTTGTGGGCTTCGTCCTCGTCATGGGGACGATGGTTACGGTCTTCGCGCATACCGACGATGCGCATCAGGAGTCACATCTTCCGCTGATCGTCGATGCGGGAGGCGCCACGACGATGACCAAAGCCGTCGAGACGGTGGCGCTGGTCGGGTTCGATGTCCTGCCGATGACCGGCGACGGCCTTCTGCGTGATCAGGTCGTGATCATCCAGGGCGGGTTGATCCAGCGCATCGGTCGAGTCGGCGTCATCGAGATTCCGGAGAACGCCAGGACGATCGAGCGCTCAGGTTCGGGGGTACTTGTGCCAGGGATGACCGATGCGCACGTGCATATTCCGGACGCTCGCGAGGACTTCCTCCCGCTATTCCTGGCCAACGGGGTCACAACAGTCTTCAACCTCAAGGGCGACCCTCGACACGTCGCCCTCAAATATCGGGCCCAGGCGCGTGACTTCGTTGGGCCGAGAATTTTCACGTCGGGGCCCTTCCTGAACGACGGCAACGTCCGGACGTCAAAAGAGGCTCGCGCGATGGTCGCGCAGCACGTCGAGGCAGGATACGACTTCCTGAAGATCCATGGCCAACTCTCGGAATCCGCTTATGCAGCACTAACGATTGCGGCCCGGGAGGCAGAGATTCCCGTAATCGGACACGCCCCCAGAAACCTTCCGTTCTCCGCAGTTCTGGAGCACCGACAGGCAGGAATCGTACACGCTGAAGAGCTTATCTACACGGGTCTTCAGACGCTGAACCCACGGCAAGCCGCACGAGTCGCCGAGGAAATGGCGAGAGTCGGAACTTGGCTCACCCCGACGATGAGCACGTTTGAGAGCATCACGGAGCAGTGGGCATCCCCGGGCGGGCTCGACGCCCGACTGGCCCGACCGAGTGCAGAATGGCTTCCGGAACAGCTTCGGCGGGATTGGGCCGCCTCTGACCTCTACGTGGGGCCACCGGTAAGAGAGCGTGCCGAAATTGAGGCGAGGAATGCCTTCCACGAGCCACTCGTGGGGGCGATGCACTCTGCAGGCGTACCCATACTTACCGGAACAGACACGCCGCTTCCCGGGCTGGTTCCGGGATTTTCGATCCACGACGAACTGAGTGAACTCATCGGGGCCGGGCTGTCGCCTGAAGCGGCCCTCGTAGCCGCCACGCGCAACGCCGGTCTGTTCATCAGCGAACACACCAGCGGAGAGGCTCCGGTCTTCGGCGTGCTCAAACCCGGAGCAGCGGCAGACCTCATCTGGGTCCAGGAAGACCCAAGGGACAACCTGAACACGATGCGAGAGCCCATGGGTGTGATGGTGCGTGGCGCCTGGTACGATCGGGCTGCGCTTCGCGCCACGCTTGTCAGCGTCTCTGCCCCGCTCATCGCGGACCGCTAGCGGCCTACTCGGCGGGCAGGTCTCCGGAGCCGACTCCCCCTAGCCGACGGCTCAGTCCCTGATGAAAGAAGTCGCTCTGGAACATCCTGCCGCCATTAAATCAACTGCAACCGCGCGTTCATCGTTCCCAGAAGATCACGAAGCTGATGCACGTCGCTCTCAAGCCCCTGACTTTGATCCCATGCGTTCATCTCGAGCAGGTCCCCGACACGCTTCGGAATCAGACGAGAGACCAGAACGCCTTCCTAGGTCACGGTCTTACGACGAGCGTGGTCCTCGGGACGATCATTTTCCAGTCCATGCCGCGACTCCCTTGGGGCTCGGACCTACGGCAGCGCACCGTCGACAACGGCACAATACGGGCTCCGACGCGTACAGTTTTTAGGAGTGGCGT from Longimicrobiales bacterium encodes:
- a CDS encoding Ig-like domain-containing protein, with product MKRCAFVLLGLVLSSGLIDELSGQDASASVARLVPSADAVTLAVGERVPFTVTAVDANGATVDAPLRITGPRNAVSVRDGFIEGMTQGEYEVVATLVVAAGSGIAPASVTVPVRVDWPAIAEVTIEAQEGTVFVGTTLGHSVAAYHADGTHRPDPKVVWSSSNVSVASVDPFGNATGMSPGNASIVAVFGGREASVDYLVEALPHVTLSLEGGPTEARTGDVVHFDAVVRDASGARRDDIPVSWSHSYTATEGMLGVPATGQINDRGTYVADVPGIHTVTASAGGMSARHSFRANPRDVVQELDIVGHGAEDWYRTTDLWAFEGMNGRDYVITGSKISGGFAFFYDVTNPAVVTKIDSIQVDARTVNDVKASPDGRYAVLSREGATNRRNGLVIVDMADPTAPTVASIFEDGITGGVHNMFATDDYLYALSDGDKYVIIDMSDIYNPRYVSEYNHPDSRVHDVWVNDGLAYSSEWGTGVVVVDVGNGRWGGSPENPVFVTNFPTPSGSTHASFPYFSESTGKTYLFLGDEIMNRSGLAWAGYPSSMGSYSSRYDEETGTGGIPLVTRGYIQIVDFTDPENPEMVARYEVPEFGTHNMWVEDDKLYQAYYEGGVRIVDVSGELMGNLYTQGREIAVFKSASPTGYTPNATMVWGAQPFKGHVFFSDTNSGVWSVKLQPKGRPIS
- a CDS encoding serine hydrolase, which translates into the protein MMARAGRAGVLSLILLLTGPALALAQVSWEATVEQYAARLAADVQTDAVGGVVAGVVVDGDLVWAGAWGWADRDHNVPMSTSSVSRTGSISKSVTALLMMRLVDQGLLDLDDPVRLHLPEIDGLLEARPGAKSVTYRHLASHTGGLAREPNWRESFVGPIEMWEDRILKSIPRTAFDSIPGGRYQYSNIGFGILGLALSRAAGRPYMDLVRDEVFVPLGMTGSAFVVVGAELEPRLAAGYVVQDGVVSGEYPAREHAGRGYKVPNGGVYSTVADLGRFLGAVSGVPGLDVLSAESRAEMIRIQTPESRESGYGLGLSVIVDGDGTQIMSHGGSVAGYTAYMAVDAETRVGVVLLRNYGSGETNLGAFARAWVTDLRASGL
- a CDS encoding DUF6174 domain-containing protein; this encodes MSVISGLTFLAACDTTAPGGDMRSDLERNRSLWSEQGMTSCVYGLERVCFCLEVARGPVKVTGQDRVVEGRAYVSSGTAVDPELEELFPTVTGLFDLIEQAIEVAAFLIEVTYDPATGLPVDVFIDYDQQVVDAELGFSVLELPASP
- a CDS encoding isochorismate synthase, which encodes MPVIEEGTLQKGLGRSRGKQVAGREAPSTTEAAPYIGGPVDRIGRLLDPARGVPLPRSDRSRLATITISAPDLRPDTFLRHAGGDARGFWARGDRWVAHRGVVAEVRGTAPAVGDRYDEVATAARRIAHEQMLPDGAARPPRMRFYGGFSFRPDHAAKGVWSDFPSWLFHLPAIELEGDGSGDVWLRAREVVSDEDESDVFGPLRRKAEELRAELATQVDFGAREAHVTGQATATDRPTWEAAVTSSLGAIRGGAVSKAVLARTMDVDVEGLIDPVDVVEQLWEVNRGSHVFLFEPIPGSAIVGAAPETVATLKDGVFHATAVAGSIRRGDSPREQAELAATLLTSDKDCAEQRIALDDMLARLETVAHQIRTDPQPHVLTLARIQHLETEIRASVPSGVGVLDLLRLLHPTPAVCGLPRDAAMAFLAEEEPFERGWYAGPVGWFDAQGNGVFAPALRTGVSTGSGWRLFAGAGIVEGSVPALEWEETGIKFEPMLEALRGCGATLEVTELEAEPGRVGEQ
- a CDS encoding DUF72 domain-containing protein; translated protein: MDLQLGLFPDETTSAPSSSVGPADVPGHVTATAARIPKALRMGTSSWSFPGWAGIVYDKKASRSSLASEGLCAYARHPLLRTVGLDRTYYQSIDAETYRSLADAVPKDFRFLVKADRLLTAPQDPIAHGGRKENELFLNAPYAVNEVIGPMVEGLGPKAGPLLFQFSPIPPSLVGGHDTFLDRLRRFLEALPEGPLYAVELRTPSFLTVAYTDALEATGTAHCYNVHPSMSSLATQLTLVSPFYQPALVVRWMLHAGLRYQAAKDRYQPFDRLVDEDQPSRERIAVAVLDALVAERPAFVIANNKAEGSAPLSVFRLAERIANWKPDRTPQDPTQQDGPSAA